In Pedobacter sp. SL55, the following proteins share a genomic window:
- a CDS encoding arginine deiminase family protein, whose translation MPNLIFTRDVGITINNHVLLNKPAKKARVRETMLMRYIFFNHPFFATYQNNVIEIPDPTQHFLRPGDEPAFRTTLEGGDVMMVAPNHVLIGVSERTSEEGANEAIKLLFENNVVEKVTVVKIPAKRDYMHLDTVFTQVKRDTWVILHSIAHSPVYDATEPIHFLKEPEKLEATTAIQFHKDKPGIPKYYEHVEALLDDISRNDLGSTTPTKVIYSGDGVFPYDSREQWTDSCNLLALKEGVVLGYDRNDKTVEAFKANGFNVVNVKDLIQDLESGKVDAETLTDTLVLMPSAELSRARGGFHCMSLPLLRDEI comes from the coding sequence GTGCCCAATTTGATTTTTACTCGCGATGTGGGTATAACCATTAACAATCATGTTTTACTGAACAAACCTGCAAAAAAAGCCCGCGTTCGCGAAACCATGTTGATGCGTTACATCTTTTTTAACCATCCGTTTTTTGCTACCTACCAAAATAATGTCATCGAAATTCCTGACCCAACACAACATTTTTTAAGGCCAGGAGATGAGCCTGCTTTTCGTACTACTTTAGAAGGTGGCGATGTGATGATGGTAGCGCCTAATCACGTGCTAATTGGAGTAAGCGAACGTACTTCGGAAGAGGGCGCAAACGAAGCAATTAAGTTGCTTTTTGAAAATAATGTGGTAGAGAAAGTAACGGTGGTAAAAATTCCAGCTAAGCGAGATTATATGCACTTAGACACCGTTTTTACGCAGGTAAAACGAGACACTTGGGTAATTTTGCATAGCATAGCGCATAGTCCGGTTTATGATGCCACAGAGCCTATTCATTTTTTAAAAGAACCCGAAAAATTGGAAGCTACTACGGCTATCCAATTCCATAAAGATAAACCTGGCATACCTAAATATTACGAGCATGTAGAAGCTTTGCTAGACGATATCAGCAGAAATGATTTGGGGAGCACTACACCTACTAAAGTAATTTATAGTGGAGACGGCGTTTTCCCTTACGATAGTAGAGAACAGTGGACAGACTCTTGTAATTTGTTAGCATTGAAAGAAGGCGTAGTTCTAGGTTACGATCGTAATGATAAAACCGTTGAAGCTTTTAAAGCCAATGGTTTTAACGTAGTTAATGTGAAAGATTTAATTCAGGATTTAGAAAGTGGAAAAGTTGATGCAGAAACGTTAACGGATACTTTAGTGTTAATGCCGTCAGCAGAATTATCAAGAGCCAGGGGCGGTTTTCATTGTATGAGCTTGCCACTCTTGAGAGATGAGATTTAG
- a CDS encoding type II toxin-antitoxin system RelE/ParE family toxin gives MANYLFTNKAVEDLTEIWYCTYYSWSEKQADKYYELLIYTFNQIAEKPEIGKKYDGIGDAILGVNIGKHIIFYHETKPDSIEIIRILHEQMDYKNRLKEK, from the coding sequence ATGGCTAATTATTTATTTACCAATAAAGCTGTTGAAGACTTAACAGAGATTTGGTACTGTACTTATTATAGCTGGTCTGAAAAACAAGCCGACAAATATTACGAACTTTTAATTTATACTTTTAATCAAATTGCAGAAAAGCCTGAAATTGGCAAAAAATACGATGGTATAGGTGATGCAATATTGGGTGTAAACATTGGTAAACATATTATATTCTACCATGAAACAAAGCCAGATAGCATTGAAATTATAAGAATATTACACGAGCAAATGGATTATAAAAATAGGCTCAAAGAGAAATAA
- a CDS encoding GLPGLI family protein, whose product MKILTTTLIAATISTFAFAQKADKALARVRYTFSHMRDTTQRDNFYTENMLLVTGNNASVYTSYDKINRDLEIKKSIEDQIKSQGGTLTSLNINRTSTKPVSPVDYFYFANENKFYTKERVISNYLVEETAPKINWKINKDTASFSGIKCQKATAYFKGRNWIAWFAPELPFQSGPWKLNGLPGLIIEAHDEKNEVKFQFAGIDKVIEEEKPKEAEQTIAMPNGGTGTFKFSGMDSGTYLGSEIKLPTDAVKTTQKEIDKLKEARDKDPQGFINAQMAGRNMGANIKTSTSFVAAPGGAKKMVMNNPIELPEKK is encoded by the coding sequence ATGAAAATTTTAACCACTACATTAATTGCCGCAACCATTAGCACTTTTGCATTCGCACAAAAGGCTGATAAAGCTTTGGCCAGGGTAAGGTACACTTTCTCGCACATGAGAGATACCACACAAAGAGATAATTTCTATACCGAAAACATGCTATTGGTAACTGGAAACAACGCTTCGGTGTATACCAGTTATGATAAGATTAATCGTGATCTAGAAATCAAAAAATCTATAGAAGACCAAATTAAAAGCCAAGGAGGCACGCTAACAAGTCTCAACATCAACAGAACTTCTACCAAACCTGTTAGCCCTGTAGACTATTTCTATTTTGCAAATGAAAATAAGTTCTACACGAAAGAACGTGTGATCAGTAATTACTTGGTAGAGGAAACTGCACCAAAAATTAACTGGAAAATAAATAAAGATACCGCAAGCTTTTCGGGTATAAAATGCCAAAAAGCAACTGCTTATTTTAAAGGTAGAAACTGGATTGCTTGGTTTGCTCCAGAATTGCCTTTTCAAAGTGGCCCTTGGAAACTAAATGGTTTGCCTGGCTTAATTATCGAAGCTCATGATGAAAAAAATGAGGTTAAATTTCAGTTTGCAGGAATTGACAAAGTGATAGAAGAAGAAAAACCTAAAGAAGCAGAGCAAACTATTGCTATGCCCAATGGTGGCACAGGCACCTTTAAATTTAGTGGCATGGACAGCGGCACTTATTTAGGTAGCGAAATTAAATTACCTACGGATGCGGTAAAAACCACCCAAAAAGAAATAGACAAGCTAAAAGAAGCCAGAGACAAAGACCCACAAGGATTTATCAACGCCCAAATGGCAGGAAGAAACATGGGAGCAAATATAAAAACCAGCACCAGTTTTGTAGCTGCACCTGGCGGAGCCAAAAAAATGGTAATGAATAACCCTATTGAACTGCCCGAAAAAAAATAA
- a CDS encoding type II toxin-antitoxin system ParD family antitoxin, with amino-acid sequence MGHNTSVSLGSYFEEFVENSISKGRYKNASEMIRAGLRLLEEEENKTIVLKKAIKEGLDSGIAHDFDPKKHLASLKARSKNG; translated from the coding sequence ATGGGACATAACACTTCTGTATCATTAGGCAGCTATTTTGAAGAATTTGTTGAAAATAGCATTTCTAAAGGTCGTTATAAAAATGCCAGTGAAATGATACGTGCTGGTTTACGACTTTTAGAAGAAGAAGAAAACAAGACAATTGTCTTGAAAAAAGCTATAAAAGAAGGCTTGGATAGCGGTATTGCACACGACTTCGATCCAAAAAAACATTTAGCTTCCTTAAAAGCCAGAAGTAAAAATGGCTAA
- a CDS encoding arginine deiminase-related protein has product MSKKFEVDHLTDLSFFELQERFLEGTGSMVLDRVNKIAYACLSVRTDEEVLNNFAMLIGYRVIAFEAVDQHGFPIYHTNVMMCIGEKFAVVCLESIKSTADKIMVLESYKATHKTVVDISFEQMNHFAGNMLEVQNKDGESLLVMSEQALKALHGTQVTALSAFSKIVSAPLYTIEQNGGGSARCMLAEVHLPLKR; this is encoded by the coding sequence TTGAGCAAAAAATTTGAAGTAGATCACTTAACCGATTTAAGTTTTTTTGAACTGCAAGAACGCTTTTTGGAAGGCACGGGCAGCATGGTTTTAGACAGGGTCAACAAAATTGCCTATGCCTGTTTAAGTGTACGTACAGATGAGGAAGTGCTGAACAATTTTGCGATGTTGATTGGCTATCGTGTCATTGCGTTTGAAGCGGTAGACCAGCATGGGTTCCCAATTTACCATACCAATGTAATGATGTGCATTGGCGAAAAGTTTGCAGTGGTGTGTTTAGAAAGTATTAAGTCTACAGCAGACAAAATTATGGTGCTCGAAAGTTATAAGGCAACCCATAAAACAGTTGTTGATATTTCTTTTGAGCAAATGAACCACTTTGCAGGCAATATGCTCGAAGTGCAAAATAAAGATGGAGAGAGTTTGTTGGTTATGTCTGAGCAAGCGCTGAAAGCCTTGCATGGTACGCAGGTTACTGCGCTTTCTGCATTTTCTAAAATTGTGAGTGCTCCGCTTTATACGATAGAGCAAAATGGAGGTGGTAGTGCTAGGTGTATGTTGGCCGAAGTGCATTTGCCGTTGAAAAGATAA
- a CDS encoding arginine deiminase-related protein: MQTTSHILMIRPVDFKFNEQTAGDNKFQVASEQGNVQQKALAEFDGFVAVLRENGIDVTVVDDTLQLETPDSIFPNNWVSFHEDGAVFIPHALAKQKARAKKKILLMS, from the coding sequence ATGCAAACAACTTCACATATACTCATGATACGCCCGGTTGATTTTAAATTTAACGAGCAAACTGCGGGCGATAATAAATTTCAAGTAGCAAGCGAGCAGGGCAATGTACAACAAAAAGCTTTAGCAGAATTTGATGGCTTTGTGGCTGTGTTACGTGAAAATGGCATAGATGTTACTGTAGTTGATGATACATTGCAACTAGAAACACCTGATTCTATTTTCCCAAACAATTGGGTTTCTTTTCACGAAGATGGTGCGGTTTTTATACCCCATGCACTCGCCAAACAGAAGGCAAGAGCGAAGAAAAAGATATTATTGATGAGTTGA
- a CDS encoding valine--tRNA ligase: MSLSTKYNPQETEDKWYSYWLEKRFFHSEPDEREPYTIVIPPPNVTGVLHMGHMLNNTIQDVLIRKARMQGKNACWVPGTDHASIATEAKVVAMLKEQGINKKDLSREEFLKYAWEWKEKYGGIILEQLKKLGASCDWDRTRFTMEEDLSDAVIDSFIHLYKKGLIYRGYRMVNWDPQGKTSISDEEVIRKEVNSKLYYIKYFVSQKDGKTIDGQLDTQTLDFGLRTSDYLTIATTRPETIMADAAIFVNPNDERFKHLVGKKVLIPLINREIEVMTDEYVDMEFGTGCLKVTPAHDTNDYELGLKYNLTPFLDILDDDAKLNEKAEILVGEDRFVARKKIAKMLEEAGNLEKVEDYKSQVGFSERTDAVIEPKVSLQWFVKMKEFAQPALDDVVNGEVNLIPNKFENTYRHWMENVRDWNISRQLWWGQRIPAWYLPDGTYVIAKTQEEAFEEAKLKDPALQPSDLKQDEDVMDTWFSSWLWPISVFDGFQNPDNKDFNYYYPTNDLVTAPEILFFWVARMIMAGREFTGKKPFTNVYLTGIVRDKLGRKMSKSLGNSPDPIGLIEKYGADGVRVGMLMSSPAGNDLMFDEAYCEQGRNFASKVWNAFRLVKGWETDANLGNPNEQAIAWFESRFSEALVEIEHNFKQYRLSEALMATYKLVWDDFCAWYLEMVKPAYQQPVDAATKAATVNFFEQILKLLHPFMPFITEELYHDELFGQRAEMDCCIVADYPVVGAVNDCLLKEAELVKGLVSEIRNVRNTRQISPKEALELSIKSNSEVNYNNWLNIVYKLANVSKADFVSDKIVGAASFMVGKDEFFIPLSQNVDADAEKERLTKELAYLQGFLKSVDAKLSNERFVQNAKPEIIENERNKKADAESKIEIIKESLAAL; encoded by the coding sequence ATGAGTTTATCTACAAAATACAATCCACAAGAAACTGAAGACAAATGGTACAGCTATTGGTTGGAGAAGCGTTTTTTCCATTCAGAGCCAGATGAGCGTGAGCCGTATACCATCGTAATTCCTCCACCAAACGTAACTGGAGTGTTGCACATGGGGCACATGCTTAACAATACCATTCAGGATGTATTGATCCGTAAAGCTCGTATGCAGGGCAAAAACGCTTGTTGGGTACCTGGTACCGATCATGCTTCTATTGCTACCGAAGCTAAAGTAGTAGCCATGTTAAAAGAGCAGGGCATCAACAAAAAAGACCTTTCTCGTGAAGAGTTTTTAAAGTATGCCTGGGAGTGGAAAGAGAAGTACGGCGGCATTATTTTAGAGCAGTTAAAAAAACTAGGCGCAAGCTGCGATTGGGACAGAACTCGTTTTACGATGGAGGAAGACCTTTCTGATGCGGTAATTGATAGTTTTATCCATTTATATAAGAAAGGATTGATTTACCGCGGCTACCGTATGGTAAACTGGGACCCACAGGGAAAAACCTCTATTTCTGACGAAGAGGTAATCCGTAAAGAAGTAAATTCGAAGCTGTATTATATCAAGTATTTTGTTAGTCAAAAAGACGGAAAGACGATTGATGGGCAACTAGACACCCAAACTTTGGACTTCGGACTTCGGACTTCGGACTATCTGACTATAGCAACCACCCGTCCAGAAACCATCATGGCCGATGCGGCGATTTTCGTGAACCCTAACGACGAACGCTTTAAACATTTGGTAGGTAAAAAGGTACTTATTCCATTAATTAACCGCGAAATAGAGGTAATGACAGATGAGTACGTGGATATGGAATTTGGAACAGGTTGTTTAAAAGTAACACCGGCTCACGATACCAACGACTACGAATTAGGCTTGAAATATAACCTTACGCCTTTCTTAGATATTTTAGATGATGATGCCAAGCTGAACGAAAAGGCCGAAATTTTAGTTGGCGAAGACCGTTTTGTGGCTCGTAAGAAAATTGCCAAAATGCTTGAAGAAGCTGGTAATTTAGAGAAGGTAGAAGATTACAAATCGCAGGTAGGTTTCTCTGAACGTACAGACGCAGTTATTGAGCCTAAGGTGTCGTTACAGTGGTTTGTGAAAATGAAAGAGTTTGCGCAACCCGCTTTAGACGATGTAGTAAATGGCGAAGTAAACTTAATTCCAAACAAGTTTGAGAACACGTACCGTCATTGGATGGAAAATGTTCGCGATTGGAATATTTCTCGCCAGTTGTGGTGGGGACAGCGTATTCCGGCTTGGTATTTACCAGATGGAACGTATGTAATAGCCAAAACACAGGAAGAAGCTTTTGAGGAAGCGAAGTTGAAAGATCCAGCTTTACAGCCTTCAGACTTAAAACAAGATGAAGATGTGATGGATACTTGGTTCTCGTCTTGGTTGTGGCCAATTTCTGTTTTCGATGGATTCCAAAATCCTGATAACAAAGATTTCAACTACTATTACCCAACTAATGATTTGGTAACTGCGCCAGAGATTTTATTCTTCTGGGTAGCACGTATGATCATGGCTGGTCGTGAGTTTACGGGCAAAAAGCCATTTACTAACGTATACCTAACAGGTATCGTTCGTGATAAATTGGGCCGTAAAATGTCTAAATCATTGGGTAATTCACCAGATCCAATTGGTTTAATTGAAAAATACGGAGCAGATGGTGTAAGGGTAGGGATGTTAATGTCGAGCCCAGCGGGTAACGATTTAATGTTCGATGAAGCTTACTGCGAACAAGGCAGAAACTTTGCCAGCAAGGTATGGAATGCTTTCCGTTTGGTAAAAGGCTGGGAAACTGATGCCAACTTGGGTAATCCTAACGAGCAGGCCATCGCTTGGTTCGAAAGTCGATTTAGCGAAGCATTGGTAGAAATTGAGCATAACTTTAAGCAATACCGTTTGTCGGAAGCTTTAATGGCTACCTATAAATTGGTTTGGGACGATTTCTGCGCTTGGTACCTAGAAATGGTAAAACCAGCTTATCAGCAACCTGTAGATGCTGCTACCAAAGCGGCTACAGTGAACTTCTTTGAGCAGATCTTGAAATTATTGCATCCGTTTATGCCTTTCATTACCGAAGAGCTTTATCACGATGAATTGTTTGGCCAACGTGCTGAGATGGATTGTTGTATTGTAGCCGACTATCCTGTTGTTGGTGCCGTAAACGATTGCTTATTGAAAGAAGCAGAGTTGGTTAAGGGGCTGGTTTCGGAAATTAGAAACGTAAGAAATACCCGTCAGATTTCTCCAAAAGAGGCTCTGGAATTAAGCATTAAATCAAATTCTGAGGTTAATTATAACAACTGGTTAAACATTGTTTACAAATTGGCCAATGTAAGCAAAGCTGATTTTGTAAGTGATAAAATTGTAGGTGCAGCGAGCTTTATGGTAGGTAAGGATGAGTTTTTTATCCCACTAAGCCAAAATGTTGATGCTGATGCGGAGAAAGAACGTTTGACGAAAGAACTAGCCTACTTGCAAGGTTTCCTCAAATCTGTTGATGCGAAGTTGAGCAACGAGCGTTTTGTGCAAAATGCAAAACCAGAAATCATCGAAAACGAGCGCAACAAAAAAGCAGATGCAGAATCGAAAATAGAGATTATTAAGGAGAGCTTAGCGGCATTGTAA
- a CDS encoding energy transducer TonB, whose protein sequence is MKKLIILFVCVAWVSSLYAQKAPNQTKRIIKSKTLQFSDQKSIDSVYRDLLKKKTKPIIVLDGEITDLSPFQQWDASRIKLVEILSKEEAISIYGAEGVKGVIRFTPKPHKDGLVLMNYVGDDGRRPEPVKEESRIYDSKTPNIFMASFPRGLDALNAFIKEKTVYPEDAKKNKIKGKVYLSFIVEKYGEITNIKVDKGLGYGLDEEAKRLIALKRWNLAILNGNPVRVSYQMPIEFILE, encoded by the coding sequence ATGAAAAAACTAATCATATTATTTGTTTGTGTAGCTTGGGTTAGTAGCCTATATGCTCAAAAAGCCCCTAACCAAACGAAAAGGATAATTAAATCTAAGACATTGCAGTTTTCAGATCAAAAGAGTATCGACTCTGTTTACCGTGATTTGTTAAAGAAAAAGACAAAGCCAATCATCGTTTTGGATGGAGAGATAACAGACCTTTCCCCGTTTCAACAATGGGATGCCTCTAGGATTAAATTGGTAGAGATTTTAAGTAAGGAAGAAGCAATTAGCATTTATGGAGCCGAGGGAGTAAAAGGTGTAATAAGGTTTACCCCTAAACCTCATAAAGATGGCCTCGTCTTAATGAATTATGTAGGAGATGACGGGCGTAGACCCGAACCTGTAAAGGAAGAGAGTAGGATATATGATAGTAAAACTCCGAACATTTTTATGGCTTCGTTCCCAAGAGGTTTAGACGCTTTAAATGCATTTATAAAAGAAAAGACGGTTTATCCTGAAGATGCGAAAAAAAATAAAATCAAGGGTAAAGTGTATCTCTCTTTCATCGTTGAAAAATACGGGGAAATCACAAATATTAAAGTAGATAAAGGTTTGGGTTACGGTTTGGATGAAGAAGCTAAAAGATTAATAGCTCTGAAAAGATGGAATCTAGCTATATTAAATGGGAATCCAGTAAGGGTATCTTATCAAATGCCAATTGAGTTTATTTTAGAGTAG